Proteins found in one Sorghum bicolor cultivar BTx623 chromosome 1, Sorghum_bicolor_NCBIv3, whole genome shotgun sequence genomic segment:
- the LOC8083993 gene encoding probable glycosyltransferase 4: MSSEDDDRRPRQQRLLPVPIIPFVLFLVAPFALFMLTSPDLQWQLPRIRIEYDDDEPSSAPTHERTSSTPPRSPVLAGAKSDEEQRRLPLPPPRQLTDPPYTLGAAVSDYDARRARWLHDNPRFPAFVAPGRPRVLVVTGSSPRRCGNADGDHVLLRAFKNKVDYCRVHGFDVFYSNAVLDAELSGFWTKLPILRALMLAHPETELLWWVDSDVVFTDMLFEPPWGKYAGHNLVVPGWDDKVYAAKSWLGINAGSFIIRNCQWSLDLLDAWARMGPRGPVRYEYGKVLGKALSDRPSYEADDQSALVYLLVTERGRWGDKTFLEGSYSLHGFWLAIVDRYEDMRRDATATPGGGGGERWPLVTHFVGCKPCGGQYASYEASRCRRGMERALNFADDQILRLYGFEHESLNTTAVRRVRNDTGGPLDADDVEIGRLLHPTFRAARPW, from the coding sequence ATGTCGTCTGAGGACGACGACCGGCGACCGCGGCAGCAACGGCTGCTCCCCGTCCCGATCATCCCCTTCGTCCTCTTCCTCGTCGCACCGTTCGCCCTCTTCATGCTCACGTCGCCCGACCTGCAGTGGCAGCTCCCACGCatccgcatcgagtacgacgacgacgagccctCCAGCGCGCCCACGCACGAGCGCACTTCGTCGACGCCACCAAGGTCTCCGGTTCTTGCCGGTGCCAAAAGCGACGAAGAGCAACGGCGGctcccgctgccgccgccgcgccaGCTGACTGACCCGCCGTACACGCTCGGCGCAGCCGTGTCGGACTACGACGCGCGCAGGGCCAGGTGGCTCCACGACAACCCGCGGTTCCCGGCCTTCGTCGCGCCGGGGAGGCCCCGGGTGCTCGTGGTCACCGGGTCGTCGCCGCGCCGGTGCGGGAACGCGGACGGCGACCACGTCCTCCTCCGCGCGTTCAAGAACAAGGTGGACTACTGCCGCGTCCACGGCTTCGACGTCTTCTACAGCAACGCCGTGCTCGACGCCGAGCTGTCGGGGTTCTGGACCAAGCTGCCCATCCTGCGCGCGCTGATGCTCGCGCACCCAGAGACGGAGCTCCTGTGGTGGGTGGACTCCGACGTCGTGTTCACCGACATGCTGTTCGAGCCGCCGTGGGGGAAATACGCGGGCCACAACCTCGTCGTTCCGGGCTGGGACGACAAGGTGTACGCCGCCAAGAGCTGGCTCGGCATCAACGCCGGCAGCTTCATCATCCGCAACTGCCAGTGGTCGCTCGACCTGCTCGACGCGTGGGCGCGGATGGGGCCGCGCGGCCCCGTGCGGTACGAGTACGGGAAGGTCCTCGGCAAGGCGCTGTCGGACCGGCCGTCGTACGAGGCCGACGACCAGTCGGCGCTCGTCTACCTGCTCGTCACGGAGCGCGGCAGGTGGGGCGACAAGACGTTCCTGGAGGGCTCGTACAGTCTGCACGGCTTCTGGCTGGCGATCGTGGACAGATACGAAGACATGCGGCGGGACGCGACGGCGACGCCGGGGGGCGGCGGTGGCGAGCGGTGGCCGCTGGTGACGCACTTCGTCGGGTGCAAGCCGTGCGGGGGGCAGTACGCGAGCTACGAGGCATCGCGGTGCCGGCGCGGCATGGAGCGCGCGCTCAACTTCGCCGACGACCAGATTCTGAGGCTGTACGGGTTCGAGCACGAGtcgctcaacaccaccgccgtGCGGCGCGTGCGGAACGATACCGGAGGACCGCTGGACGCGGACGACGTGGAGATCGGCCGGCTCTTGCACCCGACGTTCAGGGCGGCTAGGCCCTGGTGA